Proteins co-encoded in one Novosphingobium sp. PP1Y genomic window:
- a CDS encoding tyrosine-type recombinase/integrase: MALDLSKVGNRERLKVQREPHWQRLRAGCFLGFRPSKRGGKGTWIARVYDEDASRYQVKSLGDFGTLPGNEMFAAAKKEAEKLAELVESGGEIRAKIETVADACREYAQERPEAEQRFRRYVYEDSIAKVKLDKLRRRHVKEWRERLEAQPALVSRRKKGEPVERERAPSTVNRDMAVLRAALSKVLSPGAPNSEAAWQEALKAIPNANGRRTLYLDRKQRKKLIESTDAEAAAFVRALCLLPLRPGAMAALTAGDFDKRTSELTIGKDKTGKPRRIQLPQEAAQLLAKQAKNKLPGAPLFMRANGKAWDKDSWKRPIATAVTAAELPADATAYTLRHSTITDLVSAGLPLLTIAQISGTSAEMIERHYGHLASDAAVKALGELAL; the protein is encoded by the coding sequence GTGGCATTGGACCTGAGCAAAGTCGGCAACCGGGAGCGATTGAAAGTTCAACGCGAGCCGCATTGGCAAAGGCTCCGTGCCGGTTGCTTTCTCGGCTTCAGGCCCTCCAAGCGCGGAGGCAAGGGGACATGGATTGCCCGCGTCTATGACGAGGACGCCAGCCGCTACCAAGTGAAATCCCTTGGCGATTTCGGCACTCTCCCCGGAAACGAGATGTTCGCAGCGGCCAAGAAGGAAGCTGAGAAGCTGGCCGAGCTTGTGGAATCGGGCGGCGAAATCCGCGCCAAGATCGAGACGGTCGCCGATGCCTGCCGTGAGTATGCCCAAGAGCGGCCAGAAGCCGAACAGCGCTTCAGGCGATACGTCTACGAGGACTCTATCGCCAAGGTGAAGCTGGACAAGCTACGCCGCCGTCACGTCAAAGAATGGCGTGAGCGGCTGGAAGCACAACCTGCACTGGTGAGCCGACGCAAGAAGGGCGAGCCGGTCGAGCGCGAGCGGGCACCATCTACCGTCAATCGCGACATGGCCGTGCTGCGAGCGGCATTGAGCAAGGTCTTGTCGCCCGGCGCACCGAATAGCGAAGCGGCATGGCAGGAAGCCTTGAAGGCGATTCCCAACGCCAATGGACGCCGTACGCTCTATCTTGATCGTAAGCAGCGCAAGAAACTGATCGAAAGCACCGATGCAGAGGCAGCGGCGTTTGTCCGCGCCCTGTGCCTCTTGCCACTCCGTCCCGGTGCCATGGCAGCGCTCACGGCAGGCGACTTCGACAAGCGCACTTCGGAACTGACAATCGGAAAGGACAAGACTGGCAAACCGCGTCGCATTCAGTTGCCGCAAGAGGCAGCGCAACTGCTCGCCAAGCAGGCCAAGAACAAGCTACCAGGCGCTCCGCTCTTCATGCGCGCTAACGGCAAGGCATGGGACAAGGATAGCTGGAAGCGGCCCATTGCAACCGCCGTGACTGCTGCTGAACTGCCAGCCGATGCCACGGCCTACACCTTGCGGCATAGCACCATCACCGACCTAGTAAGCGCGGGCCTGCCACTGCTCACCATCGCGCAGATTTCCGGCACGAGCGCCGAAATGATCGAGCGCCACTACGGGCACCTTGCCAGCGATGCAGCGGTCAAGGCGCTCGGGGAACTGGCCCTTTGA